The proteins below come from a single Limosilactobacillus reuteri genomic window:
- a CDS encoding RusA family crossover junction endodeoxyribonuclease produces MKLTFEIEPVEQARPRATRMGKGIRLYDPKKVSVYKKQLAMMCQFQYKKEPLTGPLIVSLKFYRHIQSSISKKERELRIAGAHRPIVKPDTDNYIKSTLDGLNGLLWEDDNQIVKIVAEKYYSDHPRVEIEVEEVNEDGNT; encoded by the coding sequence GTGAAACTTACCTTTGAAATTGAACCTGTAGAACAAGCACGGCCTAGAGCAACTCGAATGGGTAAGGGAATACGCTTGTATGATCCAAAGAAAGTGTCGGTATACAAAAAACAATTGGCGATGATGTGCCAATTTCAATACAAAAAAGAGCCTTTAACAGGCCCGCTAATTGTTAGTCTTAAATTTTACCGACACATTCAATCAAGCATATCGAAAAAAGAACGCGAATTGCGGATCGCAGGAGCGCACAGGCCCATTGTTAAACCAGATACAGACAATTACATTAAATCTACTTTAGATGGCTTAAACGGCCTGCTATGGGAAGATGACAACCAGATTGTAAAGATAGTTGCTGAAAAGTATTACAGTGACCATCCTAGGGTAGAAATCGAGGTAGAGGAGGTAAATGAAGATGGCAATACCTAA
- a CDS encoding crAss001_48 related protein: MNLIKKLLKENAEVAGKMSRLQDFMKTKDYDRLSAKEQRLMIIQYNAMQVYADVLLQRIDEIKERL, translated from the coding sequence ATGAATTTGATCAAAAAATTATTAAAAGAGAATGCAGAAGTTGCAGGCAAAATGAGTCGTTTACAGGATTTTATGAAAACGAAAGATTACGACCGATTAAGTGCTAAAGAACAGCGTCTAATGATTATTCAGTACAACGCTATGCAAGTTTACGCTGATGTACTTTTACAACGGATTGATGAGATTAAGGAGCGATTGTAA
- a CDS encoding DNA translocase FtsK, whose product MVFNKQELRKIIQAPISVDMKIDLIEQLHHQDVQKTVNKELELISKRIDTVFSIERAETNVTPDLEDNVDPFLLDALMLKKKTKLTIPYLQRTFKIGYNRANRLLAQCEQVMNEEEE is encoded by the coding sequence ATGGTATTTAACAAGCAAGAACTAAGGAAAATTATTCAAGCACCTATTTCGGTTGATATGAAGATTGATTTGATTGAACAACTTCACCATCAAGACGTTCAAAAAACTGTTAATAAGGAACTAGAATTAATCAGTAAAAGAATAGATACAGTGTTTAGTATTGAAAGAGCAGAAACTAACGTAACACCTGATCTCGAAGACAATGTTGATCCGTTTTTACTCGATGCATTGATGCTCAAAAAGAAAACAAAGTTAACTATTCCATATCTTCAACGTACTTTTAAAATCGGATACAATCGGGCAAATCGATTATTAGCTCAATGTGAGCAAGTAATGAATGAGGAGGAAGAGTAA